The segment CTTCGCGCGCGAGGCCGGATACCGGGATCTGGTGCTGTGGACCAACGATGTGCTCACCGGAGCCCGCCGCATATACGAACGCAGCGGATTCGTCCTGGTCTCGGAGGAGCCTCACCACTCCTTCGGGGCGGATCTGGTCGGCCAGAACTGGCGGCTGCCGCTCCGGGACCCCGGGGCGGTGCCCGGATGAGCCCCGGGGCACGGCCGGGGGCCCCGACGGGTGCCGGGGCGGCGGGCCGGGGCTGGGCGTTCGCGTTCTCGACGCTCGGGGTGCCCGGGATGCCGGTCGGCGAGGTGGCCGCGCTCGCCGCCGACACCGGCTATCAGGGGGTCGAGCTGCGGGCCCATCCCGAGGAGCCGGTGCATCCGGGCATCGGCCGGTCCGAACGAGACGCGGTGCGCCGGGAGTTCCGGCGCGCGGGTGTGCGCACCCTGTCCGTCTGCGGTTATGCCCGGGTCGCGGCGGCGGGTCCGGACGGTCCGGTGCTGGACGAGATCGCGGATCTGGTGGGGCTGGCCGGGGATCTGGGAGCGCCGTACGTCCGAGTCTTCCCCGGCGCGGACCCCGGCGCGAACCCCGGTGCGGCCTCGGCGGGCGAGGAGGCTGCCGAGGGGTCCGGTGCGGTGGCCGCCCGGCGGCTCGCCGCGGCCGTGGGGCCCGCGGGGGCGGCAGGTGTGCGGATCCTGCTGGAGACCCATGACTCGCACCGCACGGGCCGGTCCGTCGCCCGGGTCCTGTCCCGGGCCGGAGAGCTCTCCGAGACCCCGCCGGGACAACCCCCGGACGCCTTCCCCGGGTCCGGCGGCGCGGACGGGAGCGCGGGTGGAGGCACGGACGGGGGCGGGCGGTGCCCGGCGGCCGGGGCGGCCGCAGGGGCGGTCTGGGACGTGCTCCACCCATGGCTGGGGGGAGAGGCTCCGGCGGCCACCCGGCAGGCGCTCTCGCCCTTCCTGGGCTATGTCCAGGTCAAGGACGTGGCATCGCGGGAGGATCTGGCGCCGCTGCCGCTCGGGGCGGGGGTGCTGCCGCTCGCCGATGTGCTGGCTGGGTTGTCGGGGCTTTCGGGGCTCGGCCGGCCGACGTGGCTGAGCTGGGAGTACGAGAAGCGCTGGGCTCCGGAGGCGGCACCGCTGCCGGAGCTGCTGGCACCGGGGCGGGAGTATCTGGAGCGGTTGCTCGGGAGAGGGAGGTGACGGCGATCCCGCCGACCAGCAGCGCGGCCGCCGCCCAGCCCAGGGCGCTGATCCGCTCGTCGAGCAGCAGCGCGGCGGAGGACATACCGAAGAACGGGACGAGAAGGGAGAAGGGGGCGACGGAGGAGGCGGGGTAGCGGCGCAGCAGATATCCCCAGGCGCCGAAGCCGAAGACGGTGGCGCCCCAGGCGAGGTAGAGGACGGTTCCGGCACCGCTCCAGTCCAGGCCGCGCAGGGCGTCCGCGCCCGCCCGCGGGCCCTCGAAGACCAGGGAGAGGGCGAGCAGCGGCAGGACCGGGATCGTGCAGACCCAGATCATGAAGTTGAGGGCGTCGGGCGGGGCGGCCCTGCGGGTGAGCACATTGGACACGCCCCAGCAGGCCGCGGCCGCGATGACCAGCACGAAGGCGGACATCGGCCCCGACGCTCCCCGGTCGACGGCGGCGAGCGCGATCCCGCCGAGGGCGACGGTCATTCCGGCGATCCGGACCTTCCCGGGGCGCTCGCGCAGCAGGACGGCGGCGATGACGACGGTGAAGACGGCCTGGACCTGGAGGACGAGGGAGGACAGGCCGGCGGGCATACCGCGGTCCATGCCGATGAACAGCAGGCCGAACTTGGCCACGCCGAGGGCCAGCCCGACGCCGATGATCCACTTCCAGGCGACCTTGGGCCGGCCGACGAAGAAGACCGCGG is part of the Streptomyces qinzhouensis genome and harbors:
- a CDS encoding EamA family transporter, which produces MRPAHTVLAVLVAAVWGVNFVVLEVGLGHFPPLLLSALRFLVAALPAVFFVGRPKVAWKWIIGVGLALGVAKFGLLFIGMDRGMPAGLSSLVLQVQAVFTVVIAAVLLRERPGKVRIAGMTVALGGIALAAVDRGASGPMSAFVLVIAAAACWGVSNVLTRRAAPPDALNFMIWVCTIPVLPLLALSLVFEGPRAGADALRGLDWSGAGTVLYLAWGATVFGFGAWGYLLRRYPASSVAPFSLLVPFFGMSSAALLLDERISALGWAAAALLVGGIAVTSLSRATAPDTPAPVPAAPAAVPPPEPSASRTPSSATSAGRAPKAPTTQPAHRRAAAPPPRAAAAPDPPAMPRP